Genomic segment of Truepera radiovictrix DSM 17093:
TCCCGTCACCGAGCTGACGCTCTACGCGTCATCGCGCTCGGCCGGGAAGACGCTGACGGTGGGCGACGAGACGTACACGCTACGGGCGCTCCCCGAGGACGGGAACCTGCGCGCCGACGTGGTGTTCTCCTCGGCGGGCGGGTCGGTCTCCAAAGCGCACGCGTGGCGGTGGGCCGAGCACGGCGCGCTCGTCATCGACAACACCAGCGCGTGGCGCATGGACCCGCGGGTGCCTCTGGTGGTCCCCGAAGTAAACGCCGAGGCGGCGCTCTCCCACCGCGGCGTCATCGCCAACCCCAACTGTTCGACCATCATCGCGCTCCTGGCGCTCGCCCCGCTGCACCGCGCGTTCGGGCTGACGCGCGCGACCGTTGCGACCTACCAAGCGGTCTCGGGGGCGGGGGCGGCCGGCATCGACGAGCTCAGGGCGCAGACCGAGGCCGTCTTGGCGGGGGAGGCGCCCACGCCGCAGAAGTTCGCGCACCCTATCGCCTTTAACCTCTTCAGCCACGACTCCGCGGTTGGTGAGGACGGCTACAACGTCGAGGAGCGCAAACTGCTGCTCGAGTCGCGCAAAATTTTGGACGCGCCCGAGCTGATGCTCAGCGCGACCTGCGTCCGCGTGCCCGTCTTCCGCGCGCACTCCGAGGCCATCCACGCCGAGTTTGCGCGCGCCGTGACCCTCGAGGGGGCCCTCGCGGTGCTGCGCGCCGCGCCGGGGGTGCGCGTGGTGGACGACCGCCCGAACAACCACTTCCCGATGCCCCTGGAGGCGTCGGGGCGCGACGAGGTCCTGGTAGGCCGCCTCCGCGAGGACGCGAGCCGACCGGGGGCTCTGGCGCTCTTCGTCTCCGGCGATCAGATCCGCAAGGGGGCGGCACTCAACGCCGTGCAGATCGCCGAACACCTCGCCCGGCAGGGGGCGCTGCGGGCGCGCGAGCTCTCGGCTTAGGCGTCACTGGAGAGCCTCGCGTGCTCCCGACTCGAGCTTCGAGTCGGGTGGTGTTGGCCGGCTGGGAACGACTCGCGTGGCGCCGGTAGCCCCGTGTTGGGCTTGGGTTATGGTCATCGAGGGTTGCGATGATAGGAGGTGAGCGATGAGCATGCTTTTAGCAGGTTTCGCGGGTGGGGCGTTGGCCCAGTGGTTGCGGCTTCCGGGTGGGGCGGCGATCGGCGCCATGCTCGCCACGGCGGCGGTGAGCGTCCTCTTGGGCGAGCGCGCGGCGGCGCTGCCACCCGGCCTGCCGTTTGTCGCCCTCGTGCTCGTCGGGGTCAGCGTCGGCAGCACGGTGCAGCGCGAGACGCTCGCCCATGCGGGGCACCTGCTCCTACCCGCCCTGCTCATCCTGCTCTCGTTCTCCGTCTTCGGCGTCGCGCTGGCGCTCCTCATGCAGCGCGTTTTCGGTTTCGACCTCACCACGGCGCTCTTCGCTACCGCTCCGGGCGGCATGTCCAACATGGCGATCCTGGCACAAGAGGCGGGGGGCAACGGGTTCGCCGTGGCGCTGATTCACATGGTCCGCGTGATGGGAATTTTTCTCCTGCTGCCGCTTTTGACCGTGCTCTTCGGCCGGTAGCGTTTTAAGCCTCTAAATCTGCTACAGTAGGCCATGAGCCAAGAAAAACGTCTGACGCGTTCGCAGCGCGACAAAAAGATCGGCGGGGTCTGCGCGGGGCTCGCCGAGTACCTAGGGATCGACGCCACCATCATCCGCCTCATCTTCGTGGTGCTCTTGTTCACGGGTGGGCCCGGGCTCATCCTCTACCTGGCGCTCTGGCTGATCCTGCCGCAGGGACCCAGCTACTCGTGAGCGTTCGGCTGAACGTCTGACGAAAGGGCGCGTTTTTCCGCGCCCTTTAGCGTGCGGGCGTCTGCGCTCTGGCTGCGTACCACGCCAGCGTCCGCCTAAGCCCCTCCTCGACGGACACGTCGGGTTCAAAGCCCAAAAGCCGTTGCGCTCTGCTGATGTCCGCCCTCGAGTGGGCGATGTCGCCCGGACGGGGCGGGTCGAAGCGCGGCTCGAGCCTCCGCAGGTCCTCGCGGCCCGTCACCTCGGCGAGCCGGTCTCGCAGCGTTTCGTATAACGCCCTGGTCGTCGTGGCGCCGCCGTTACCGACGTTAAAGACCTCGCCGAACGCCGCCGGATTCTCCGTCGTGGCGGCGAGCACGTTTGCCTGCACGACGTTACCGACGAAGCAGAAGTCGCGGGTGGCGGAGCCGTCGCCGAAGATCACCCCGCGCTGACCCGACAGCAGCCGCGCGGTCCACTTGGGGATCACCGCCGCGTAGGCGCCGTTGGGGTCCTGGCGCGGCCCGAAGATGTTGAAGTAGCGCAGCCCAATGGCCTCGAGGCCGTGCAGGCGGGTGAACACGCCCGCGTAGAGCTCGTCCATGGCCTTGCTCGCCGCGTACGGGGAGAGCGCGTCGCCGACCGCCTCTTCGCGCGCGGGGAGGGTTTCGGCGTTGCCGTAGACGGCGCTCGAGGAGGCGTACACAAAGCGCTTAAGCCCCCTTTCCTGCGCGGCAACGAGCAGGTTTAAAAACCCCGTGACGTTGCTCCGGTGGTTGAGAAGCGGGTCCTCGATGGAGCCCGGGACGGAGACGAACGCCGCTTGGTGCAGCACGGCGTCGACGCCCGCGAGCGCCTCCCGGCAGGTCGCGAGGTCGCTGATATCCCCCTCGATAAAGCGCAAGCGCGACCAGGCGGCCTCGCCGACCGCCCGCTGGACCTCGTCTAAATTGTGGCGGTGGCCGGTCGCGAAGTTGTCGAGACCCACGACCCGTTGCTCGAGCTTTAGGAGCGTTTCGAGCAGGTGTGAACCGATAAACCCCGCGGCGCCGGTTACGAGCCACGTTCGGGGCGCCCTGCGCAAGCGCTCTTGCAGGAGGTGATAGGTTGTCGTTGTCGTCATCACGCGTTCCATTCCCGGCGCCTGCGCTTCCCGCGTCCTGACGGGGGCGGTCTCAGCAGAGGTGCGCCTAGAGGCGCCGCAGCGCGTCTTGAGCGTTTTAGCCCATGGAAGCCATCGTAGCGCGCTGGCACTACGACAGCGGCGCACCTGCACCGCGCCTTCCGGGTACGCTGCACCTTACGCTACCGGCGTGTCGCGAGCGTGCCGCCCGCTGACGCGCGGCTGATATGGGGGTGATAGGCTTTAAGGATGCGAATCTTGGTCTCGAACGACGATGGCATCTACTCCCCCGGTATCCGCGCGCTCGCCGAGGTCGCCAAGGAGTTTGGCGAGGTGCGCGTCGTTGCCCCCGACGTCGAGCAGTCGGCGATGGGGCACGCCATCACCATCTCGCGCCCCCTGACCTACCACGCGACCGCCATCAACGGCCTCGAGGGTTACCGCGTCAACGGTACCCCCGCCGACTGCGTCGCGCTCGGGGCGCACCTCTGGCAGGAGGTCGACCTCGTGCTCTCGGGGATCAACCTAGGGCTCAACTTGGGGCACAACGTCTGGCACTCGGGCACCGTGGCGGCGGCCAAGCAGGCGGCGTTTCTCGACATCCAGGCGATCGCCTTTAGCGCCCCCTACGAGGGGACGCCCCCCGACTACGAGGTGCTCAAACCCTTTGTCAAAGACATTATCGCGCGCCTGATCGAGGATCCGCTCCCCTTGGTCAACGTCAACTTGCCGTACAACCCCAAGGGGGTGCGGTGGACGCGGCAGTCGGTGCGCCACTACGAGGGGAGCGTCGTCCCCGGCGAGGACCCGATGGGCCGCTCGCACTTCTGGTTCGCGGCCTACCCGCGCACGGGCGCTGAGAAGGGCACCGACCGCTGGGCGATCGAACACGACTACGTCTCGCTCACCCCGTTGCGCCTCGACCTCACCGACGAGGGGCTCCTCGCCGACGCCGTCACCAAAGCCAAAGAGGCGCAGGTTGGCAAGTAGGGGGTGACGTGTAGCGAGTGGCGCGTGGTCTGGGGCGCGGTTCCACAGGGCACGCGCCGCAAGCTATGCGCCCTCGGCTTCGGCGAGGTAGCGCGCGACCCACGCGTCGGAGGTCTCGTCGGCGAGGCGCTCCATGGTGAGTCTCGGGAGCGACCAACCCGGTGGCGGCGCGAGCTCCAAAAAGTCGAGGATGCCCCGCACTGTCCCCTCGGGGTCGCGCACGTAGTCCTCGTAGACGACGGTGTAAGGGGTCGCCTCGAGGGCGTCGAAGAGCTCTTGCCAGCGCGCCTCGCGCAGGCTAAGCTCCTGGACGAGCCCGGAGAG
This window contains:
- a CDS encoding AbrB family transcriptional regulator: MSMLLAGFAGGALAQWLRLPGGAAIGAMLATAAVSVLLGERAAALPPGLPFVALVLVGVSVGSTVQRETLAHAGHLLLPALLILLSFSVFGVALALLMQRVFGFDLTTALFATAPGGMSNMAILAQEAGGNGFAVALIHMVRVMGIFLLLPLLTVLFGR
- a CDS encoding PspC domain-containing protein encodes the protein MSQEKRLTRSQRDKKIGGVCAGLAEYLGIDATIIRLIFVVLLFTGGPGLILYLALWLILPQGPSYS
- a CDS encoding aspartate-semialdehyde dehydrogenase, translating into MRVAIVGATGAVGQELLALLAERDFPVTELTLYASSRSAGKTLTVGDETYTLRALPEDGNLRADVVFSSAGGSVSKAHAWRWAEHGALVIDNTSAWRMDPRVPLVVPEVNAEAALSHRGVIANPNCSTIIALLALAPLHRAFGLTRATVATYQAVSGAGAAGIDELRAQTEAVLAGEAPTPQKFAHPIAFNLFSHDSAVGEDGYNVEERKLLLESRKILDAPELMLSATCVRVPVFRAHSEAIHAEFARAVTLEGALAVLRAAPGVRVVDDRPNNHFPMPLEASGRDEVLVGRLREDASRPGALALFVSGDQIRKGAALNAVQIAEHLARQGALRARELSA
- a CDS encoding SDR family oxidoreductase is translated as MTTTTTYHLLQERLRRAPRTWLVTGAAGFIGSHLLETLLKLEQRVVGLDNFATGHRHNLDEVQRAVGEAAWSRLRFIEGDISDLATCREALAGVDAVLHQAAFVSVPGSIEDPLLNHRSNVTGFLNLLVAAQERGLKRFVYASSSAVYGNAETLPAREEAVGDALSPYAASKAMDELYAGVFTRLHGLEAIGLRYFNIFGPRQDPNGAYAAVIPKWTARLLSGQRGVIFGDGSATRDFCFVGNVVQANVLAATTENPAAFGEVFNVGNGGATTTRALYETLRDRLAEVTGREDLRRLEPRFDPPRPGDIAHSRADISRAQRLLGFEPDVSVEEGLRRTLAWYAARAQTPAR
- the surE gene encoding 5'/3'-nucleotidase SurE, yielding MRILVSNDDGIYSPGIRALAEVAKEFGEVRVVAPDVEQSAMGHAITISRPLTYHATAINGLEGYRVNGTPADCVALGAHLWQEVDLVLSGINLGLNLGHNVWHSGTVAAAKQAAFLDIQAIAFSAPYEGTPPDYEVLKPFVKDIIARLIEDPLPLVNVNLPYNPKGVRWTRQSVRHYEGSVVPGEDPMGRSHFWFAAYPRTGAEKGTDRWAIEHDYVSLTPLRLDLTDEGLLADAVTKAKEAQVGK